One window of the Deltaproteobacteria bacterium genome contains the following:
- a CDS encoding ferredoxin, which yields MRIIVDHDLCEGNAVCVRAAPEIFAVGDDDQARVLVEHPPASQRANVEAAVARCPRQALALRED from the coding sequence ATGCGCATCATCGTCGATCACGATCTCTGCGAGGGCAACGCCGTCTGCGTACGCGCCGCTCCCGAAATCTTCGCCGTCGGCGACGACGATCAGGCCCGCGTCCTCGTAGAGCATCCGCCCGCGTCGCAGCGCGCCAATGTCGAGGCCGCGGTCGCGCGCTGTCCGCGGCAGGCGCTCGCGCTTCGAGAAGACTGA